The following proteins come from a genomic window of Aquabacterium sp. A3:
- a CDS encoding UbiD family decarboxylase, translating into MQYKDLRDFVQGLERQGELRRLSQNVSTRLEMTALCDRVLRAGGPAIWFEKPVNKHGAVHTTPVLANLFGTPRRVALGMGADDVSELRDIGRVLASLKEPEPPRGLKDAGKLLQMAKALWDMKPSTSRSTACQQVKLQGSEVDLTQLPIQHCWPDDAAPLLTWGLVVTRGPQGVPHPRRRQNLGIYRQQLIGKKQLIMRWLAHRGGALDFREFALANPGQPFPIAVALGADPATILGAVTPVPDSLSEYQFAGLLRGSRTEVVDTGVGEGDARLQVPASAEFVLEGHIPTAPAGYQGESEHGVPLMERGGYLHALEGPFGDHTGYYNEQDWFPVFEVNRITHRNNPIYHSTYTGKPPDEPAVLGVALNEVFVPILQKQFPEIVDFYLPPEGCSYRMAIISMKKAYPGHSKRLMFGLWSFLRQFMYTKFIVVVDDDVNIRDWQEVIWAITTRMDPVRDTTLVDNTPIDYLDFASPVSGLGGKMGLDATNKWPGETSREWGRTITMPQSVNDRVDSLVASIMASPGAPSGGTR; encoded by the coding sequence ATGCAATACAAAGACCTGCGCGACTTCGTACAAGGCCTGGAACGCCAGGGCGAATTGCGGCGATTGTCACAAAATGTATCAACCCGCCTGGAGATGACGGCCCTGTGCGATCGCGTCTTGCGGGCCGGTGGGCCAGCGATCTGGTTTGAAAAACCCGTGAATAAACACGGTGCCGTGCACACCACGCCCGTGCTGGCCAACCTGTTCGGCACCCCGCGTCGGGTGGCGCTGGGCATGGGGGCCGATGACGTCAGCGAACTGCGTGACATCGGCCGTGTGCTGGCCAGCCTCAAAGAACCCGAGCCCCCGCGTGGCCTGAAAGATGCCGGCAAGCTGCTGCAGATGGCCAAGGCCCTGTGGGACATGAAGCCCAGCACCAGCCGCAGCACCGCCTGCCAGCAGGTCAAACTGCAGGGCAGCGAGGTGGACCTGACCCAACTGCCCATCCAGCACTGCTGGCCGGACGACGCCGCCCCCTTGCTGACCTGGGGCTTGGTCGTCACCCGGGGACCGCAAGGCGTGCCCCACCCGCGACGCCGCCAGAACCTGGGCATCTACCGGCAACAACTGATCGGCAAGAAGCAGCTCATCATGCGGTGGCTGGCCCACCGGGGCGGCGCGCTGGATTTCCGTGAGTTTGCGCTGGCCAACCCGGGCCAGCCTTTTCCCATTGCCGTGGCCCTGGGTGCTGACCCGGCCACCATCCTGGGCGCCGTCACACCCGTGCCAGACTCGTTGAGTGAATACCAGTTTGCCGGCCTGCTGCGCGGCAGCCGCACCGAGGTGGTGGACACGGGTGTGGGCGAAGGCGACGCCCGCCTGCAGGTGCCGGCCAGCGCCGAGTTCGTGCTGGAAGGGCACATCCCCACCGCCCCTGCTGGCTACCAAGGCGAAAGCGAGCACGGCGTGCCCCTGATGGAGCGTGGTGGTTACCTGCACGCGCTGGAGGGTCCCTTTGGCGACCACACCGGCTATTACAACGAGCAGGACTGGTTCCCGGTGTTCGAGGTGAACCGCATCACCCACCGAAACAACCCGATCTACCACTCCACCTACACCGGCAAACCACCTGATGAGCCCGCCGTGCTGGGCGTGGCACTCAATGAAGTCTTCGTGCCCATCCTGCAAAAGCAGTTTCCGGAGATCGTCGACTTCTACCTGCCACCCGAGGGTTGCAGCTACCGCATGGCCATCATCAGCATGAAGAAGGCCTACCCAGGGCACAGCAAGCGGCTGATGTTCGGGCTGTGGAGCTTCTTGCGCCAGTTCATGTACACCAAGTTCATCGTGGTCGTGGACGACGACGTGAACATCCGCGATTGGCAGGAAGTGATCTGGGCCATCACCACCCGCATGGACCCGGTGCGCGACACCACCCTGGTGGACAACACGCCCATCGACTACCTGGACTTTGCCTCGCCCGTGAGCGGGCTGGGCGGCAAGATGGGGCTGGACGCCACCAACAAGTGGCCCGGAGAAACCAGCCGCGAATGGGGACGCACCATCACCATGCCCCAGTCGGTCAACGACAGGGTGGACTCGTTGGTGGCCTCGATCATGGCGTCGCCGGGGGCACCCTCTGGCGGCACGCGCTGA
- a CDS encoding lytic transglycosylase domain-containing protein, giving the protein MAEHGRQGASRLATALSDVVEGVRVVSHNSLALLGLCGAVVIALLVGSPQWRHQAEDRALTWLMDRANARVAAAEVEPEAVLMAMAEPEAIQRATAAPVSELSAQQAKLTLWIARRYSVAPEPVARLVQEAWHVGQRMGVEPTLVLAVMSIESGFNPFAQSQVGAQGLMQVMTRVHHDKYEAFGGMHAAFDPLTNLRVGVQVLKDCIRRAGSVEGGLKYYVGAANLPHDRGYVAKVLAEQAYLRQVASGTKVALNAPLPRGVLMYTPAPTTTASPEADVAGPDVLVPASATSAPMPAEAPQAAPASPLPASPARPERVAAA; this is encoded by the coding sequence ATGGCAGAGCATGGACGACAAGGCGCTTCGCGCCTGGCGACGGCGCTGAGCGATGTGGTGGAAGGTGTGCGTGTGGTGAGTCACAACTCGCTGGCGCTGTTGGGCCTGTGTGGTGCCGTGGTGATCGCGTTGCTGGTGGGCAGCCCACAGTGGCGTCATCAGGCCGAAGACCGCGCGCTGACCTGGTTGATGGACCGTGCCAACGCCCGCGTGGCGGCGGCCGAGGTCGAGCCCGAAGCGGTGCTCATGGCCATGGCCGAGCCCGAGGCCATCCAGCGTGCCACGGCCGCACCGGTGTCTGAACTCAGTGCACAGCAGGCCAAGCTGACGCTGTGGATCGCACGGCGCTACAGCGTGGCGCCAGAGCCGGTGGCCCGCCTGGTGCAGGAGGCGTGGCACGTGGGGCAGCGCATGGGCGTAGAGCCCACCCTGGTGCTGGCCGTCATGTCCATCGAGTCGGGATTCAACCCCTTCGCTCAAAGTCAGGTGGGGGCGCAGGGCCTGATGCAGGTGATGACCCGCGTGCACCATGACAAGTACGAGGCTTTTGGCGGCATGCACGCCGCTTTCGATCCCTTGACGAACCTGCGAGTGGGTGTTCAGGTCTTGAAAGACTGCATCCGCCGCGCCGGCAGCGTGGAGGGTGGGCTGAAGTACTACGTGGGGGCCGCCAACCTGCCCCATGACCGTGGTTATGTGGCCAAGGTGCTGGCCGAGCAGGCCTACCTGCGCCAGGTGGCTTCTGGCACCAAGGTGGCGCTGAATGCCCCCTTGCCCCGTGGCGTGCTGATGTACACCCCGGCGCCCACCACCACGGCCAGCCCCGAAGCGGATGTGGCGGGACCGGATGTGCTGGTGCCCGCATCGGCCACGTCCGCCCCCATGCCTGCCGAGGCACCCCAGGCCGCGCCAGCCTCGCCGCTGCCGGCGTCTCCTGCCCGCCCCGAGCGCGTGGCCGCCGCCTGA
- the glyA gene encoding serine hydroxymethyltransferase, with protein sequence MFDRATHTLANVDPELFAAVQAENQRQEEHIELIASENYTSPAVMEAQGSQLTNKYAEGYPGKRYYGGCEHVDVVEQLAIDRLKQLFGANFANVQANSGSQANQSVFFALLQPGDTIMGMSLAEGGHLTHGMQLNMSGKWFKVVSYGLNEQEDIDYDKMEALAREHKPKLIIAGASAFALRIDFERFAKIAKEVGAYFMVDMAHYAGLIAAGVYPNPVPHADVVTSTTHKSLRGPRGGIVLSNNEDIAKKINSAIFPGIQGGPLMHVIAGKAVAFKEALSPEFKAYQQQVVKNAAALAETLTKRGLRIVSGRTESHVMLVDLRPKNLTGKEAEAILGAAHITCNKNGIPNDPQKPMVTSGIRLGSPAMTTRGFKEEQAVAVGNLIADVLDNPHDEATIARVREQVSALTRQFPVYSGKAG encoded by the coding sequence ATGTTTGACCGCGCCACGCACACCCTTGCCAACGTCGATCCCGAGCTGTTCGCCGCCGTTCAGGCCGAGAACCAGCGCCAGGAAGAGCACATCGAGCTGATCGCCTCCGAGAACTACACCTCGCCGGCCGTCATGGAAGCCCAGGGCTCCCAGCTGACCAACAAGTACGCCGAGGGCTATCCTGGCAAGCGCTACTACGGTGGTTGCGAACACGTCGACGTGGTCGAGCAACTGGCCATTGACCGCTTGAAGCAGCTGTTCGGCGCCAACTTCGCCAACGTGCAGGCCAACTCGGGCTCGCAAGCCAACCAGTCGGTGTTCTTCGCGCTGCTGCAGCCCGGCGACACCATCATGGGCATGAGCCTGGCCGAAGGCGGCCACCTGACCCACGGCATGCAACTGAACATGTCGGGCAAGTGGTTCAAGGTGGTGTCTTACGGCTTGAACGAGCAGGAAGACATCGACTACGACAAGATGGAAGCCCTGGCGCGTGAGCACAAGCCGAAGCTGATCATCGCCGGCGCCTCGGCGTTTGCTCTGCGCATCGACTTCGAGCGCTTTGCCAAGATCGCCAAAGAGGTGGGCGCCTACTTCATGGTGGACATGGCCCACTACGCGGGCCTGATCGCCGCAGGCGTCTACCCCAACCCCGTGCCGCACGCTGATGTGGTCACCAGCACCACCCACAAGAGCCTGCGTGGCCCCCGTGGCGGCATCGTGCTGAGCAACAACGAAGACATCGCCAAGAAGATCAACTCGGCCATCTTCCCGGGCATCCAGGGTGGCCCGCTGATGCACGTGATCGCCGGCAAGGCCGTGGCTTTCAAGGAAGCGCTGAGCCCCGAGTTCAAGGCCTACCAGCAACAGGTGGTGAAGAACGCCGCGGCCTTGGCCGAGACGCTCACCAAGCGTGGCCTGCGCATCGTGTCCGGCCGCACCGAGAGCCACGTGATGCTGGTGGACCTGCGTCCCAAGAACCTGACCGGCAAGGAAGCCGAGGCCATCCTGGGCGCGGCGCACATCACCTGCAACAAGAACGGCATCCCCAACGACCCGCAAAAGCCGATGGTGACCAGCGGCATCCGCCTGGGCTCGCCCGCCATGACCACCCGAGGCTTCAAGGAAGAGCAGGCCGTGGCCGTGGGCAACCTGATCGCCGACGTGCTGGACAACCCGCATGACGAGGCCACCATCGCCCGCGTGCGCGAGCAGGTGTCGGCCCTGACGCGTCAGTTCCCGGTGTACTCCGGCAAGGCAGGCTGA
- the nrdR gene encoding transcriptional regulator NrdR: protein MRCPFCAHPDTQVIETRDSDEGDSVRRRRKCGSCDKRFTTYERAEIELPAIVKRDGRRTDYERSKLKSSLMLALRKRPVPAESLEQAIEAIEARLRQSGDKEVPSTQLGEWVMKELRKLDKVAYVRFASVYRSFDDVSEFVAAIKESGKKARDGE, encoded by the coding sequence ATGCGCTGCCCGTTTTGCGCCCACCCCGATACCCAGGTCATTGAAACCCGGGATTCGGACGAGGGAGACAGTGTCCGTCGCCGGCGCAAATGCGGCAGCTGCGACAAGCGCTTCACCACCTATGAGCGCGCGGAAATCGAACTGCCGGCCATCGTCAAGCGCGATGGCCGGCGCACCGATTACGAGCGCAGCAAGCTCAAATCGTCGCTGATGCTGGCCTTGCGTAAGCGCCCTGTGCCGGCAGAGTCGCTGGAGCAGGCCATCGAGGCCATCGAGGCGCGCCTGCGCCAGTCAGGTGACAAGGAAGTGCCATCCACCCAACTGGGTGAGTGGGTCATGAAAGAGCTGCGCAAGCTCGACAAGGTGGCCTATGTGCGCTTTGCCTCGGTGTACCGCAGCTTCGATGACGTCAGCGAGTTCGTGGCCGCCATCAAGGAAAGTGGCAAGAAGGCGCGTGACGGCGAGTAA
- a CDS encoding type IV pilin protein codes for MRSASHAQGFTLVELMIVVVIVAILAAVAYPSYSQHVQRSRRAEAHSALLQAAQFMQRFYAAHNRYDIELDGSTAVALPDGLQRVPASGTTSYDIALDADALAAGAYTLVATPTGPQTGDACGSLTLTHTGAQGITGTQATAVECWR; via the coding sequence ATGAGATCCGCGTCTCACGCCCAGGGCTTCACCCTCGTCGAGCTGATGATCGTGGTGGTCATTGTGGCCATCCTGGCGGCGGTGGCCTACCCGTCTTACAGCCAGCACGTGCAGCGTTCACGCCGGGCCGAGGCGCACAGCGCACTGCTGCAGGCCGCGCAGTTCATGCAGCGCTTTTATGCGGCGCACAACCGCTATGACATCGAGCTGGACGGCAGCACCGCCGTGGCGCTGCCAGACGGCTTGCAACGGGTGCCTGCTTCAGGCACCACCAGCTACGACATCGCACTGGACGCCGACGCGCTGGCCGCCGGCGCCTACACCCTGGTGGCCACGCCAACCGGCCCGCAGACCGGGGATGCCTGCGGCAGCCTCACGCTCACCCACACGGGCGCTCAAGGCATCACGGGCACACAGGCCACGGCGGTTGAATGCTGGCGCTGA
- a CDS encoding pilus assembly protein — MPHTLVVMDRANHTSPWLRVMVALLSGLPGLAGATLALAQQPLLGAAGSMPKPNLMLTVDTSASMAYRHMPEWVANVNGKTLTVYPGGVNHVHPGEGKPGSPASAMPAYIGSEYLNPEVLREQVYARSPFVNTIYYDPRVRYRPWAAGVSDTGQTLRYASAVFTKAYIDPLKQGATDTAVDLSAAVSYEMNPLCPFDAPCHDQKTTRLQHPAIVYMLEPASADPTQIGHFKRYDIFSASATQNGPHFPGRSTYPERTECALDHCTSAQEQQNYANWFVYYRTRMLTTQAALSEAFHNMDDLLRVGWTTLRHAKYNRWTQNKIPIIEGVKDLTPEHRRHLVDTIQNTNDSGHFVSANTTELRVAMEQVGQYFSSAQAFSPWENTPAPLTSTEPASGQGSICRRSYNMLTTDGYYNDLIDEFKDVAWPGDVDSDQPAFENYTRTHPYQDRASGPGYANTLADFALKYWATDLSTLSDGVRPKGHDPATWQHLSQYTVGLGVSGTLQADKDTLARLANGTLAWPDPDKGNAQKIDDLWHAAINSRGAYYNVRTAADLERAVRTMVNDATGQSLREAGVTTAATALQSDNLKFVPEYDSGLWTGNLHAYRLNASGQLVSPDDDTMTDEARALWSAAELLPAAALRQVLTTADDGHSLIPFRWDAPDPNSGTESPSPSFAAAMGSIQPASPALVNYLRGDQSQEGSEDGQFRKRTSVLADIVNSTPVLAHDKLDMGYGTTDGYDQFRSDKAGRDDPLLFVGGNGGMLHAFSAATGVERFAFVPRGVLPHLYRLAEPGYAKNAAAHRYFVDGPLTEADVQIDDAWQHLLIGSLGAGGKGLFALRLPLEGAEPSLLWDLTGGDGDTGASPTSVSASASIPASAYIGHILSRAEAGRLPNGQWVVVVGNGINSSIDRAALLVIDVASGAVSAIPVGPSADNGLTGVAVVRNANRDIVALYGGDLQGHLWRFEYSADDESLKVGHGGRPLFKAGTLDQVQPITAAPVVTRHDAHQMVLFGTGRLLTEADRQTTQVQAFYGVLDTVPAEQPSADLVPPGDAVVPRSALVTQTISSFTNSATSTSPYTFLSVSNHPQTADSQGWALELIIPPVAGNDQVDTPRVIYEPVLTGDFVLITAISPSPDALECELAEGRAYDFLLPALTGAQYDKPVFDTSGDGEVTDVGDRNAAGVVTRAPGRRAILTGERDSGSGRRKLSIQHGQGGLGAADWRLRDASVILDRVWQRIQPPPDRTPPPTD; from the coding sequence TGGCGAACGTGAACGGCAAGACACTGACGGTGTACCCCGGTGGCGTGAACCACGTGCACCCGGGCGAAGGCAAGCCCGGCTCGCCCGCATCGGCCATGCCCGCCTACATCGGCAGCGAGTACCTGAACCCCGAGGTGCTGCGCGAGCAGGTCTATGCCCGCTCACCTTTCGTCAACACCATCTACTACGACCCCCGCGTTCGTTACCGGCCCTGGGCGGCTGGCGTGTCCGACACGGGACAAACGCTTCGGTACGCCAGTGCGGTGTTCACCAAAGCGTACATCGACCCTCTGAAACAAGGCGCAACCGACACGGCGGTCGATTTGTCGGCCGCGGTCAGCTACGAGATGAACCCGCTGTGCCCTTTTGACGCCCCATGCCACGATCAAAAAACAACCCGGCTTCAACACCCGGCGATCGTCTACATGCTGGAGCCCGCCTCGGCCGATCCGACTCAGATCGGCCACTTCAAGCGCTATGACATTTTTTCGGCGAGCGCCACCCAGAACGGCCCGCACTTTCCGGGGCGATCGACCTACCCGGAACGCACAGAGTGCGCCCTGGATCACTGCACCAGCGCGCAGGAGCAGCAAAACTACGCCAACTGGTTTGTGTATTACCGAACCCGGATGCTGACCACCCAAGCGGCTTTGTCCGAGGCCTTTCACAACATGGACGACCTTTTGCGGGTGGGGTGGACCACCCTGCGCCACGCCAAATACAACCGCTGGACCCAAAACAAAATACCCATCATTGAAGGCGTCAAGGACCTGACGCCCGAGCATCGCCGCCACCTCGTCGACACCATCCAGAACACCAACGATTCGGGGCACTTCGTCAGCGCCAACACCACCGAGTTGCGCGTGGCCATGGAGCAGGTCGGACAGTACTTCTCCAGCGCGCAGGCCTTCAGCCCCTGGGAGAACACCCCCGCGCCGCTGACCTCCACCGAGCCGGCCAGCGGCCAGGGATCGATCTGCCGCCGGTCGTACAACATGCTGACCACCGATGGCTACTACAACGACCTGATCGACGAATTCAAGGATGTGGCGTGGCCGGGCGACGTCGACAGCGACCAGCCGGCCTTCGAGAACTACACCCGCACCCACCCCTACCAGGACAGAGCCTCCGGCCCGGGCTACGCCAACACCCTGGCCGACTTTGCGCTGAAGTACTGGGCCACCGATCTCTCCACCCTCAGCGACGGCGTGCGGCCCAAGGGGCATGACCCGGCCACATGGCAGCACCTCAGCCAGTACACCGTGGGCCTGGGGGTGTCAGGCACCCTGCAGGCCGACAAGGACACGCTGGCCAGGCTCGCCAACGGCACCCTGGCGTGGCCCGACCCGGACAAGGGCAACGCCCAAAAAATCGACGACCTGTGGCATGCCGCCATCAACTCCAGGGGCGCCTACTACAACGTGCGCACCGCCGCCGATCTGGAGCGGGCGGTGAGGACCATGGTCAACGATGCCACAGGGCAGAGCCTGCGCGAGGCGGGCGTGACCACCGCCGCCACCGCCTTGCAGAGCGACAACCTCAAATTCGTGCCCGAGTACGACAGCGGCCTGTGGACGGGCAACCTGCACGCCTACCGGCTCAATGCCTCAGGGCAACTGGTGTCGCCAGACGATGACACCATGACCGACGAGGCCCGCGCGCTGTGGAGCGCAGCCGAGCTCCTGCCGGCCGCTGCACTCCGTCAGGTGCTGACCACAGCGGACGATGGCCACAGCCTGATCCCGTTTCGGTGGGACGCCCCCGACCCCAACAGTGGCACCGAGTCACCCTCGCCGTCTTTCGCCGCGGCCATGGGATCGATTCAACCGGCCTCGCCAGCGCTGGTGAACTACCTGCGGGGCGACCAAAGCCAGGAAGGCAGCGAAGACGGACAGTTTCGCAAACGCACCTCCGTGCTCGCCGACATCGTCAACAGCACCCCGGTGCTGGCCCACGACAAGCTGGACATGGGTTACGGCACCACCGATGGTTACGATCAGTTCCGGTCCGACAAAGCCGGGCGCGATGATCCGCTGCTGTTCGTGGGTGGCAACGGCGGCATGTTGCATGCCTTCAGCGCCGCGACCGGCGTTGAGCGCTTCGCCTTCGTGCCGCGCGGGGTCTTGCCGCACCTCTACCGCCTGGCCGAGCCGGGCTACGCCAAAAATGCCGCGGCACACCGCTACTTTGTGGACGGCCCGCTGACCGAGGCAGACGTACAGATCGACGACGCATGGCAGCACCTGCTGATCGGCAGCCTGGGCGCCGGCGGCAAGGGCCTGTTCGCCTTGCGGCTGCCACTGGAAGGGGCAGAGCCCAGCCTGCTGTGGGACCTCACCGGCGGCGACGGCGACACCGGCGCATCGCCAACGTCGGTATCGGCATCGGCATCGATACCGGCCTCGGCCTACATCGGCCACATCCTGTCGCGCGCCGAGGCTGGCCGGCTGCCCAACGGGCAATGGGTGGTCGTGGTGGGCAACGGCATCAACAGCAGCATCGATCGGGCGGCCTTGCTCGTGATCGACGTGGCCAGCGGCGCGGTCAGCGCCATCCCGGTCGGACCCAGCGCAGACAACGGGCTGACCGGGGTTGCCGTGGTGCGCAACGCCAACCGCGACATCGTGGCCCTGTATGGCGGTGACCTGCAGGGCCATCTGTGGCGCTTCGAGTACAGCGCCGACGATGAGTCGCTGAAGGTCGGTCACGGTGGACGCCCGCTGTTCAAGGCGGGCACCCTGGACCAGGTGCAGCCGATCACGGCCGCCCCGGTGGTCACGCGCCACGATGCGCATCAGATGGTGTTGTTCGGCACCGGCCGGCTGCTCACCGAGGCCGACCGACAAACCACCCAGGTACAAGCCTTTTACGGCGTGCTGGACACCGTGCCCGCAGAGCAGCCCAGCGCAGACCTGGTGCCGCCCGGCGACGCCGTGGTGCCCCGCAGCGCCTTGGTGACGCAAACCATCTCGTCGTTCACCAACAGCGCCACCTCCACGTCGCCCTACACCTTCTTGTCCGTCAGCAACCATCCGCAAACCGCCGACAGCCAGGGGTGGGCACTGGAGTTGATCATCCCCCCCGTGGCCGGCAACGACCAGGTCGACACCCCCAGGGTGATCTACGAGCCCGTCCTGACCGGTGATTTTGTGCTGATCACAGCCATCTCCCCCTCGCCGGATGCCCTGGAGTGCGAACTGGCCGAGGGCCGCGCCTACGACTTCCTGCTGCCCGCCCTGACCGGCGCGCAGTACGACAAACCCGTGTTCGACACCAGCGGCGACGGCGAGGTCACCGACGTCGGCGACAGGAATGCAGCGGGTGTGGTGACCAGGGCGCCAGGCCGGCGCGCCATCCTCACGGGTGAGCGCGACAGCGGCTCTGGCCGGCGCAAATTGTCCATCCAGCATGGCCAGGGCGGCCTGGGCGCGGCCGACTGGCGGCTGCGGGACGCCTCGGTCATCCTTGACCGGGTCTGGCAGCGCATCCAGCCCCCGCCCGACCGCACACCGCCCCCCACCGACTGA